A single window of Methanofastidiosum sp. DNA harbors:
- a CDS encoding rhodanese-like domain-containing protein, producing the protein MRRKTVSILLLLALSLSFVPGVIAQGNVAVVANSIDIGMNPDFISLLRKNNIMVDYFGVKDSGYAAYDYIIILGGPDSEEHTGDLSKRILSETDQNTLRNGDYKLFYETSDFFKMKQKVFVLAGSDRDFTKVAVDQYASQVISKITNQPIAAATYKTLTASQLKQLIDSKEDIYLIDVRTEEQFAESHIQGAVNIPYNKLGVMITQIPKDKKVVLYCNTGQKSADGAKFLAERNFDNIYAVTDGYSVYYNLAK; encoded by the coding sequence ATGAGAAGGAAAACAGTTTCCATACTACTTTTATTGGCGCTATCTTTAAGTTTTGTACCAGGAGTAATAGCACAGGGAAACGTTGCAGTCGTTGCAAACAGTATTGACATTGGAATGAACCCTGATTTTATCTCATTGCTTAGAAAGAATAACATTATGGTCGATTATTTCGGTGTCAAAGACTCAGGTTATGCAGCATATGACTACATAATAATCCTTGGTGGTCCCGATTCAGAAGAGCATACTGGAGATTTATCCAAAAGGATACTTTCAGAAACTGACCAGAACACACTTAGAAATGGCGATTATAAGCTGTTCTACGAGACAAGCGATTTCTTTAAAATGAAGCAAAAGGTGTTTGTTCTTGCAGGTTCAGACAGGGACTTTACAAAGGTAGCAGTCGACCAATATGCATCTCAAGTCATCTCTAAAATAACAAACCAACCCATCGCAGCGGCAACTTACAAAACTTTAACAGCCTCTCAGCTAAAGCAGTTGATTGATAGTAAAGAAGATATTTATCTAATCGATGTCAGAACAGAAGAGCAGTTTGCTGAAAGCCACATTCAAGGAGCGGTCAACATCCCTTACAACAAGCTTGGTGTAATGATAACGCAGATACCAAAGGACAAAAAAGTTGTTTTATACTGTAACACTGGTCAGAAATCAGCTGACGGTGCAAAATTCTTAGCCGAAAGAAACTTTGATAACATCTACGCAGTAACAGATGGTTACTCAGTATACTACAATCTAGCCAAATAA
- a CDS encoding 50S ribosomal protein L16, producing the protein MAGLRPSRIDRMVNRPNYTRREYVRAVPGIKVVHFDMGELGKKFPYEVYMESKNACQIRTNAMEASRIAANRYLMKVLGKTGFHYKIRTIPFQIIRENAMASGKKADRYGNGMRLSFGKPIGSAARIDRGQRIMSIWVEKEAIEEARIAMRKAAMKLPTTVKIDVQERN; encoded by the coding sequence ATGGCAGGACTTAGACCATCAAGAATTGACAGAATGGTAAATAGGCCGAATTATACGAGAAGAGAATATGTAAGAGCAGTTCCTGGAATTAAGGTAGTCCACTTTGATATGGGGGAGCTTGGAAAGAAGTTTCCTTACGAAGTCTACATGGAAAGTAAGAATGCTTGCCAGATAAGGACTAATGCCATGGAAGCATCAAGAATTGCTGCTAACAGATATCTTATGAAAGTACTTGGAAAAACAGGTTTTCACTACAAAATTAGGACTATACCCTTCCAGATTATTAGAGAAAATGCAATGGCCTCCGGAAAAAAGGCCGACAGATACGGTAACGGAATGAGACTTTCTTTTGGAAAACCTATAGGTTCAGCTGCAAGAATTGACAGAGGACAGAGGATAATGTCTATCTGGGTAGAAAAAGAGGCAATTGAAGAAGCAAGAATTGCAATGAGAAAAGCAGCTATGAAACTCCCAACTACCGTAAAAATAGATGTCCAAGAAAGAAACTAA
- a CDS encoding AIR synthase family protein, with protein MRFLPDGKVDGLILSKRVFPYLGSVQSEIVVGPNVGIDAAVIDVSKLPGKMVVSQDPITGAGKNAGFHVVNVCANDVASMGAKPMFFLSTIIMPKGTTEEELEKISKDIERAAKEIGISIVGGHTEISSKVTDLILSGTMIGFADRYVSTSGAREGDDILLTKGAGIEGTAILAESKHDHLSKSLDQGLLESAMELINQISVVKEALIASSLGAVALHDPTEGGILGGLHEIADASNKGFEFYPDKVNLYPETKSICDALKINPFALISSGALMIISPKDKTEKIISSLEKENIKSGIIGKITKEERSHERIYQDELWRILDTNL; from the coding sequence ATGAGATTCTTACCCGACGGCAAGGTTGACGGTTTGATACTTTCAAAGAGGGTGTTCCCTTACCTTGGAAGTGTACAGAGTGAAATTGTTGTTGGGCCAAACGTCGGAATCGATGCAGCAGTAATTGATGTGTCTAAGCTTCCCGGGAAAATGGTTGTGTCCCAGGACCCAATTACGGGCGCTGGAAAAAATGCAGGTTTTCATGTTGTCAATGTCTGTGCAAATGATGTTGCTTCGATGGGCGCAAAGCCGATGTTTTTCCTTTCCACAATAATAATGCCAAAAGGCACGACAGAAGAAGAGCTAGAAAAAATATCAAAGGACATAGAGCGGGCAGCAAAAGAAATTGGCATCTCAATAGTCGGGGGCCATACAGAGATATCCTCCAAGGTAACAGATCTTATCCTATCAGGGACGATGATAGGCTTTGCAGATAGATATGTTTCGACAAGCGGAGCAAGAGAAGGAGATGACATCCTGCTCACAAAGGGCGCCGGTATTGAAGGGACAGCAATACTTGCAGAGTCAAAACATGATCATCTTTCAAAATCTCTTGATCAAGGCCTTTTAGAAAGTGCAATGGAATTGATAAATCAAATTTCAGTTGTGAAAGAAGCTTTAATTGCATCATCTCTTGGCGCAGTAGCATTGCATGACCCAACGGAGGGTGGCATTTTAGGGGGCTTGCATGAAATAGCCGACGCATCAAACAAGGGATTTGAGTTCTATCCCGACAAGGTCAATTTGTATCCTGAAACAAAATCAATATGTGATGCCCTTAAAATAAACCCATTTGCGTTGATATCATCCGGGGCCCTTATGATTATATCTCCAAAGGATAAAACAGAAAAGATAATATCTTCCCTGGAAAAGGAGAATATTAAATCAGGCATTATAGGAAAGATTACAAAGGAAGAGAGAAGCCACGAAAGAATCTATCAGGATGAACTCTGGCGCATCCTGGATACTAACCTTTAA
- the upp gene encoding uracil phosphoribosyltransferase has translation MGIEDLEKDSRVISFKQNLAIQELVDELRDKDTDPIKFRKGLNKLGRYMGYELSKTFDYTVIDIDTPVCPTKGVRISDKDNLVMINILRAAIPFIEGFYKVFPKARAGIISAWRGPAPESRISVEYVKVPKTTKEDIIMIGDPMLATGHTISRIIDEVKSRGDFKRIIVVAVISAPEGIREILAKHKDVEVVTAVIDEKLNEKNYIVPGLGDAGDRCFGEPIKK, from the coding sequence ATGGGTATAGAAGACCTTGAAAAAGATAGTAGAGTAATTTCTTTTAAGCAGAATTTGGCTATACAAGAACTTGTTGATGAACTTCGAGATAAGGATACCGACCCGATAAAATTCAGGAAAGGATTGAACAAGCTTGGGAGGTACATGGGCTATGAATTATCCAAGACATTTGACTATACAGTGATTGATATCGATACTCCTGTTTGCCCAACAAAGGGTGTCAGGATATCAGATAAGGATAATCTAGTCATGATAAATATCCTAAGGGCTGCAATTCCTTTCATAGAGGGATTTTACAAGGTATTCCCAAAGGCAAGGGCGGGGATTATAAGTGCATGGAGAGGTCCTGCACCGGAATCTAGGATATCTGTTGAATATGTAAAAGTGCCAAAGACTACTAAAGAGGACATAATAATGATTGGGGATCCAATGCTTGCAACAGGCCACACAATATCCAGGATAATCGATGAGGTAAAGAGCAGAGGGGATTTCAAGAGGATAATCGTCGTTGCAGTGATAAGTGCGCCTGAAGGTATAAGGGAAATACTTGCAAAACACAAAGATGTAGAAGTCGTTACAGCAGTAATCGATGAAAAACTCAATGAAAAGAACTACATCGTTCCAGGCCTTGGAGACGCCGGGGACAGATGTTTCGGAGAGCCAATTAAAAAATAA
- a CDS encoding adenine phosphoribosyltransferase produces MEGDCTDKRVDSIRSKIRTIPDFPKPGVMFRDITTLLKDKEGLRDTVDIIYEKYKGKKIDLVAGVEARGFILGGALAYKLDAGFVLIRKKGKLPHKTENHEYELEYGKDSIEVHLDAIMKGDNVLLVDDLIATGGTALAACKLIEKLGGNVVETAFIVGLPELGGMRRLNDYGVFTIVDFEGE; encoded by the coding sequence ATAGAAGGTGATTGTACGGATAAGAGAGTAGATAGCATAAGAAGCAAGATAAGAACAATACCAGATTTTCCAAAGCCAGGTGTGATGTTTAGGGACATTACAACCCTACTAAAAGATAAAGAAGGATTAAGAGATACTGTAGATATAATTTATGAGAAGTACAAAGGCAAAAAGATTGACCTTGTTGCAGGTGTTGAAGCAAGGGGATTTATCCTAGGGGGGGCGCTTGCCTATAAGCTTGATGCCGGATTTGTTTTGATCAGAAAGAAGGGTAAACTACCCCACAAGACTGAAAATCACGAGTATGAGCTTGAATATGGAAAAGACTCTATTGAAGTGCACCTTGATGCCATTATGAAAGGGGATAATGTACTATTAGTTGATGATCTGATAGCAACAGGCGGAACAGCGTTGGCCGCTTGCAAACTAATAGAAAAGCTTGGAGGAAATGTTGTCGAGACTGCCTTCATTGTAGGCCTTCCTGAGCTCGGCGGGATGAGAAGGCTTAATGACTACGGTGTTTTCACTATCGTAGACTTTGAAGGCGAATAA
- the mtnP gene encoding S-methyl-5'-thioadenosine phosphorylase — protein MTKIGIIGGSGLDDPKLLKDYEEVTMMTKYGNPSSTFMTGTIKSRDVVILARHGRDHSIYPSGVNNRANVLALKNIGCTHILATTAVGSLREEMHPGHLVFPDQVIDFTKKREYTFFHEEKVIHTPMADPFSENLRNLLIDSAKRLELKYHPKGTVVTIEGPRFSTRAESHMFRMLGADVINMSTVPEVFLARELDMEYASVAMSTDYDCWKENEEPVNFEMILEIYKKNSENVKKLIVETIPKI, from the coding sequence ATGACAAAAATAGGCATTATAGGCGGAAGTGGCCTAGACGACCCAAAACTTTTGAAAGATTACGAAGAGGTTACTATGATGACAAAGTATGGGAACCCTTCAAGCACTTTTATGACGGGAACAATAAAAAGTAGAGATGTAGTAATCCTAGCAAGACATGGGAGGGATCATTCAATTTACCCCTCTGGTGTTAATAACAGGGCAAATGTGCTGGCATTAAAAAATATTGGTTGCACCCACATACTAGCAACTACAGCTGTTGGATCCTTAAGAGAGGAGATGCACCCGGGGCACCTTGTTTTTCCTGATCAAGTAATTGACTTTACAAAAAAGAGAGAGTATACTTTTTTTCATGAAGAAAAGGTAATACACACACCCATGGCTGACCCTTTTTCTGAGAACTTGAGAAATCTATTAATCGATAGTGCAAAAAGACTTGAGTTAAAATACCATCCTAAAGGAACTGTTGTAACAATTGAAGGGCCAAGATTTTCGACTAGGGCGGAGTCGCATATGTTTAGGATGTTAGGTGCAGATGTAATTAACATGTCGACAGTCCCTGAAGTATTTCTTGCAAGAGAACTTGATATGGAATATGCTTCAGTTGCAATGTCAACAGACTATGACTGCTGGAAGGAAAATGAAGAGCCCGTAAATTTTGAGATGATACTTGAAATATATAAGAAAAATTCTGAAAATGTAAAGAAACTTATAGTTGAAACTATTCCAAAAATATAG